Genomic segment of Leopardus geoffroyi isolate Oge1 chromosome B2, O.geoffroyi_Oge1_pat1.0, whole genome shotgun sequence:
AGGCCTGGCCCTGCACGTGGAGGGGGCAGACACATGGAGGAGCTTGAGTGGAtgacaggaggcaggggaggggggattatttataaagggaaaaaattaaattatttatttatggaggatggagggaagggaatAATAGAGGGCcatcagaagagagagagagagagagagatacactcAAGAGATGAAGAGCCAGAGAACATCAGCATAAGGATAATccagtgagagagaaaacaagtgaatCTGAGACACCGGGGAGCTCTAGAAGGAAGCAAGAGACTCTTAAGATCCAGCCACTGCTTGACTAGACACCCCATGAGGAGACATCTGCACCTTCAATGAAGCCCAATAAAcctcttttctctgaaatgctgtctatgtctgtctgtctgggaGGGGAGAATTTCCCAGGTCTCTAAGGGACGGAAGGAAGACAGAGGCCCCCGAAAAGACAGGAACTGTGGGCATACAAGGAGATAAAGGGGCCTAAGGAGCTCTGGGGGAATGTGGTAGAGTCATAGAGGTGAGGCAACCAGAGATACTGCAGGGAAACCAAAGGATAAGCTGGGAAGAAAAGGGCAACATGGGGGTCCAAGGTCTGGAGGATTGGAGGTCAGGGGGGCCACTGGCAGATGCGGCCACATGTCAAGGCTCTGAGGAAAGGGGGTTACAGGAGGCCTCTAGGGAGAAGTGATCACACCAAAGGTGTTCAGGACCATGGGGGTGGACATGGGGATCCTCTGGAAGACATGGCTGTACAAGGGCCCTGAGGAGTGGGAGAGCccccaaggcgggggggggggcacccaggGGACACTTTAGGGGACAAGGTGATACAGAGGGGCTCTGAGGGCTAGGGCTACCTCCAGAAATCTGGAGGGAGTTGGAGTTCTTTGGGATACATGGCCCCACACAGGGGCTCTGAGGGATGGGGGCTTCATGCAAAAGTCAGGgcttcagggacgcctgggtggctcagtcagttaagcgtccaacttcagctctggtcatgatctcacagttcgtgagttcgagcccctcataaggttctgtgctaacagctcagagcttggagcctgcttcggattctgtctgtctctctctctctgctctctccccattcatactctgtctctctgtctctgtctcaaaaataaacgttaaaaattttttttaaaaagtcagggcTCCAGATTCCCTTGGAAGCCAAGAATGAAACTATCACTGCTGAGTTCCTGGTCAGAATGAAAGGAGAAGGTCTGCCCTCCTGGGGTTCGTGAATTCCCAGGGTTGCTTTCACTCCCACTGGGGCTGTCCCAGGCATGTTCCTGCTATTtaccgccccctccccagccctttcAGAGACCCCTATTCACATCCCCAGCCTTCTCTCAAGCTCCCTTCTCTCAAGCTTCTTTTTCCCCCAGGGATCCAAACACATGTCTCAGGACCCAACACAACTTTCCCCCCTAAACCACCCCCCCCTGCCAGGTTTCTCCCCACCAAGGACTCTGCTTTCTGAAGTCCTTCCCCTTTCTAGCTCTACACCTACCTAAGTCCTGTCTGGAAATCAGAGGGAAACAGGCCATGGACATgatcctcaagaaaaaaaaaaaaaatggagggaattGGGGGCAGTGGGAAACTGGGGTCCAGCCTCCAGGGTCCTACATCCGCACCAAGCCTCCCTCAGGATCCGAGTGGGGCGGATAGGAAGTATCCTTGATGCCTGGGTGTCCCCAACTTTCCAAACCCCCACCCCCGCGATGGAGAAGAAACCGAGACAGAAGGTGTAGGGCCCACTACCGCTTCCTCCAGATGAGCTCATGGGTTTCTCCACCAAGGAAGTTTTCCGCTGGTTGAATGAGAGCTTTCCCCGCCCTCCTCTTGCCCTGTGGGTATATAAATGCAGCTGTCTGCACACCCAGTCAGCAGACGCTTCCTCAGCGAAGACACCAGGGGACCAgccaggagagagacagaagcaactCCAGACCCCCCCGGAAATAACATCTCAGACGACACACCCCCAGACAAGCAGCCAggcgattctctccctctcacacacgCTGCCTTAGGGCTCTACCATCACCCAGCTGGACTTGAGCCCCCTGGGAAGAACGCCATGAGCACTGAAAGCATGATCCGGGACGTGGAGCTGGCCGAGGAGGCACTCCCCAAGAAGGCAGGGGGCCCCCAGGGCTCCAGAAGGTGCTTGTGCCTCagcctcttctccttcctcctcgtCGCAGGAGCCACCACACTCTTCTGCCTGCTGCACTTTGGAGTGATCGGCCCCCAGAGGGAAGAGGTGAGTGCCACACCAGACTTGGCTCATTCTCCTACCCAGAGAGAaatgggagagcaggagggcaagaaatggggtgggggaaggaggtgtGCTGATGGGGATGGGTGAGAGAGAAAACGTGGAGAAAGacggggaggcagaaagagatgtGGAGAGCGATGAAGAGAGAAGGGACGGAGCACACCAAAGGTGCTCTCTAAGcacttcttgaatgaatgaatgagcacacacatagacaggcagagagagagagagacagagagagagagagagatgtgtggaGAGATGTGGGGTGTGGGTTGAGAGATGGGAATAAAGATACGAGACACAATGATGTGGGCCATATGAGAGAGATAAGGAAAGAGGTGAagaaagagataaggaaagaTGAAGGTAGGGTGTCTGTCACGTGGAAGACAGTGAAAgtgctgttgaatgaatgaatggatgaatcagTCGATGAacggagagagagaaccagaataTGAGCTGCATAAACAACCTAGCTGTTTCTCGGTTAGGGGTAACTTGTTCTGATGCTaaacctcctccttctccccaacaGCTCCCACATGGCCTGCAACTAATCAACCCTCTGCCCCAGACACTCAGTAAGTGTCTCCAAAGCTTCTCTCCTGGTTCTGGGcttgggtgagggtgggggttaGTCCTGGGATAGCAGCAGAGGGGGAAATTCAGAGTTTGGGTTTGAGGGGAGGAGGAATGGAAGTCAAAGTGGGATATTTTCCAGGAAGCGTAAGGGTctcacctttttctttcctctttcctcctcaggATCATCTTCTCGAACTCCGAGTGACAAGCCAGTAGCCCATGTAGTAGGTAAGACTTCTGAGGCTGTAGCTGGAGGATGGCGAAGCAGGTGGGACATAGAGGGCTAGGATTTGGGGGCTGAGCCCAGGCTGAAGGCTGAGCCCAGGCCTTGGAGATGATATGAGAAGGACTCACTGAGCTCAAGGAGAGAGTGAAGGAAGAGCACAGGCCTTGAGGGGGACACTCAGAACCTCATGGCCACATGAGACGTGGGAGGACAGACAGAGGGGACAGGAAccggatgtgggggggggggcagaactTGAGGGCCAGGATGTGGAGAGTGGAACTGACAGGGTCACACTGACttacccctccctccttctctccttccctccagcaaACCCCGAAGCTGAAGGGCAACTCCAGTGGCTGAGCCGGCGTGCCAATGCCCTCCTGGCCAATGGCGTGGAGCTGACAGACAACCAGCTGAAGGTGCCCTCAGACGGGCTGTACCTCATCTACTCCCAGGTCCTCTTCACGGGCCAAGGATGTCCTTCCACACATGTGCTCCTCACCCACACCATCAGCCGCTTTGCTGTTTCCTACCAGACCAAGGTCAACCTCCTCTCTGCCATCAAGAGCCCTTGCCAGAGGGAGACCCCAGAGGGGGCTGAGGCCAAGCCCTGGTATGAGCCCATCTACCTGGGAGGGGTCTTCCAACTGGAGAAGGGTGATCGACTCAGCGCTGAGATCAATCTGCCTAACTATCTTGACTTTGCCGAGTCTGGGCAAGTCTACTTTGGAATCATTGCCCTGTGAGGGGGCCGGACATCCATCCTTGCCCACCTCAACTCCTTTGTTATCTGCTCCTTCTGACCCCCTCATCCCCTTCTGGCTTAGAAAGAGAATTAGGGGCTCAGGGCTGGGCCCCAAGCTTAGAACTTTAAATAACAACACTTAGAAACCTAAGATCCAGGGACCTGGACTTTGGAGCATTGGCCACCAGCAAGAATTCAAACTGGGGCTTCCAGCATTCACTGGAGATCTCAGGTTTGGATCCCTCAACGCAACCTGGGACACCTGGAATTCGGGGGTCAGGGAACCTTTCTGGCCAGACACTTCAGCACATCCCTTAAGAAGATCTCACCTACAACTTGACATGAGTGGACCTCAGGCCCCCCTTTCTTCAGATGTTTCCAGACTCTTCCCTGAGATGGaaagcccagcccctccctcatGGGGCCAGCTCCCTCTATTTATATTTGCACtagtgattatttattatttatttattatttatttatttactgatgaatatatttatttgggaGGTTGGGGTGTCCTGGGAGACCAAATGAAGGGGCTGCCTTGACTCGGACATGTTTTCTGTGAAAACGGAGCTGAACTCTAGGCTCTtccctcctggcctcctggcctctgtgcctccttttgcttatatatttttaaaaatatttatctgatcGAGTTGTCTAACTAATGCTGATTTGGTGACTGACTGTCGCTACATCGCTGAACCTCTGCTCCCCAGGGGAGTTATGTCTGTAACCGCCCTACTGTTCAGTGGCGAGAAATAAAATGTACCTAGAAAAGACACATGGTCTCTTTGTTGGCATTAATTCTGCGGCTGCTTctccttgggggtggggagccactCCCTGaagtcccctctctctctctctctctacatggCTTAAGATCCCTGAAcccataaaataaatgtgaataaaagttaaaaaaaaaaaaaaaaaaaaaaaaaaagatccctgaACCCAGTCCCCACTCCTTAGACTACTGGGACTCAGGAGACCCTACATAGAACAAAGCCAAGCCACAAAtgcccctcctccaggaaactGGAGCCTGAACCTAATTACCTCTCCCTCAGGGCATGGGAATTTCCAACTCTGGCAATTCCACCGGGGAAGTCCTACTCCTTAAGTGTTCAGGTGAGATTTCCGGCTGTTGCAGCCAGCAAGAGAGCCTGGGAAGGGCCACATTCTCAGGCGCCTGAATCACAGCCAAAGGACTTTCAGACCTTCAGGCATCAGGGCTCCAAATCTGCCTGATCCCGGGCTCCCCCAGCAGCCCTAACTGTGCAACCTGACCCAGTTGCTAAGCCTCATCGACCCAATGAAGATTCTGCATGTGGGGCCACAAGAGAATAGAGGACCTAAGCTACGTGAGAGCACCTAGCGTAGCACATGgcataataagtgctcagtgaATTCTGACTTTCTTCCTTCATACAGCCCCCAGCTGTTCTCTCTGCTTCGGTCTCTCAGTGGGTGGACTTGAAGAGacgaaggaggggtgcctgggtggctcagtcggttgagcgtccgacttcagctcaggtcatgatctcacacttcgtgagttcgagccccgcgtccggctctgtgctgacagctcagagcctggagcccgcttcagattctgtgtctccccctctctctgcccctcccctgctcatgctcggtctctctctgtctcaaaaataaataaaaacatttaaaaattttttaaaaaaaaaagaagagacgaaggaaaatttaaaaagaggaataagGTGCAGGTGAAGGACTCACGTGCAAACCCTCACAGATATTCTTGGTGAATGATGAGGGGAGGGACATGAGGTGAGTgagctgaaaagagaaaaaaagcactcTCTGTCCCCAGGAAGACTCTTCTGGACACagagtcaaagacaaatatgGAGTCAGAAATGAAGACCCAGGGAGTGGGAGTCCCCACTGGGTTCAGAAGTtggcccttccttcctgccagGGCTGCCAGGCAGGGGGAAACCGTGTGGTCTGCCGCAGTGGGATAACCCACTGGGGTGACCTAGATAGGGCCTTgggtccctctctgcctcctccagcctgGAGCTGAAAGTGTGTCATGGGGTGATGGGGCTGTTGTTACTCACCCCGGGGCCCCAATACTTGCCAGTGCATGGAAAGCACAGCTGAAGTGCGAACAAGGGGTGAGGACTTTCCATCTCACCCTGGACAGGGCCAGGTGGCCAACAGAGTTTCCTCCTCGAGTTCTCCCTGGTGTCCTCAGGTACCCTCCCCGCCCCAGCTCTCTCTTTCAGTCTCCTCCCTTCACCCCCCAGAGCTGTGTTTTTCCTTGAAGGTAGTGGCTAAAGGGGCCTTCGGGCAACCAGGCAGGCAGCAGGGGAGAAGTGCTAGGCTCTCAGGGATCATTCCTCACTCTGTGCTCCGTCTTCCAGAGCATTGCTTGCCTTCCCCTGTAATGACCCATGTCACTGATAGAAGGGACCCAAGAGAAAattcagtgtggagtctgctgaGGACTATGTGGCTCTGAGAATAAGGATGGTTGGAGATGCTTTGCGGTTTGAGATCCCCTTCTTCCACCTTCCAAATGGGCTAAGGTTGGGACAAGTGCATTcggaggcaggaggtgggtgggaatgCCACAGATGGCCTTCTCAGAGAGTAGAGGCCATAGGAATTGATTTGATTGTTTCAAGCAaccagaaaaagaatattttaccaACACTTCTTTACCAACCCTGAATTAAGACATACTAGCATCTCAGCATCTGTATTTGGCAGCACTAAAGgtttacattctttattttcttcaggcTCGAAATCAATTTTCAAACAGTCTCCTACATTTTTCCCACTGCCACGGGGTCCCTGGAGGCCGGGTCCCCAATATCTGGGCTGGGTCACACATTCCAGCCACGCAGTCGCTTTCCCCGGGACCGCAAGCGGCCCTCACCCCACCATCACAGCCCCAAAGAAGGTCTTCCCTCTCCTGTAGTCCACCATATCGGGGTGACTGATATTGACGTACACCCTCTCGCCCCTCCGGAGCTGTACCAGGCCCCCGAAGCCCACACTTGTGTACCAGAGAGGCCCGTACTCGTGCGTCCGGGACGGGTCCAAGACCGGGGTCACGGTCTCTGCGCCCTCCAGCAGCAGCTCGGGAGTCCCCGGTCCATACGCGCCCCCCGTCCGGTACAGCCGGCTGCGCAGCGTGACCGAGTGGTCAAGGAGGCCCCCGCCGGCAGGGGGCGCCCGACCCCGGTAGCCGACGTGACAGTAGAGGTAATAGAGGCCGTCCTGTGGGAGCGCCAGTCCCTCGGCGCCGGAGAACTGCGTCCCGCTCCTCAAAAACGCCTCTTC
This window contains:
- the TNF gene encoding tumor necrosis factor yields the protein MQLSAHPVSRRFLSEDTRGPARRETEATPDPPGNNISDDTPPDKQPGDSLPLTHAALGLYHHPAGLEPPGKNAMSTESMIRDVELAEEALPKKAGGPQGSRRCLCLSLFSFLLVAGATTLFCLLHFGVIGPQREELPHGLQLINPLPQTLRSSSRTPSDKPVAHVVANPEAEGQLQWLSRRANALLANGVELTDNQLKVPSDGLYLIYSQVLFTGQGCPSTHVLLTHTISRFAVSYQTKVNLLSAIKSPCQRETPEGAEAKPWYEPIYLGGVFQLEKGDRLSAEINLPNYLDFAESGQVYFGIIAL
- the LTB gene encoding lymphotoxin-beta isoform X1: MGTLGLEGRGRRPQGKGCLLLAVAGATSLVTLLLAVPITVLAVLALVPQEQGGQVTGTADPGAQAQAQQRLGTQVLPEEEAGTGFSSRLPAAHLIGAWTKGQGLGWEAKKEEAFLRSGTQFSGAEGLALPQDGLYYLYCHVGYRGRAPPAGGGLLDHSVTLRSRLYRTGGAYGPGTPELLLEGAETVTPVLDPSRTHEYGPLWYTSVGFGGLVQLRRGERVYVNISHPDMVDYRRGKTFFGAVMVG